In Doryrhamphus excisus isolate RoL2022-K1 chromosome 21, RoL_Dexc_1.0, whole genome shotgun sequence, a single genomic region encodes these proteins:
- the tmtopsb gene encoding teleost multiple tissue opsin b, with protein sequence MIDSNVSLSCAHCPEGGSTATGKYEEVSGSLPPPSLTPTGHLVVAVCLGFIGTLGFLCNFVVLAMFLRYRALRTPMNLLLVSISASDLLVCVLGTPFSFAASIQGRWLIGRAGCVWYGFVNACLGIVSLISLAVLSYERYCTMMVPNMADGKDFRPAVLRICFSWFYSAAWTVPPLLGWSRYGPEGPGTTCSVDWHTQTTNNVSYVVCLFVFCLVLPFGVIVFSYGKLLNAIRQVRSASSVATRRREQRVLVMVVTMVVCYLVCWLPYGVVALLATFGPKDLLTPEASIMPSLLAKSSTVVNPFIYIFMNKQFYRCFRAFLSCSAPERGATLKTFSRITKTLRTVQPERNLHVSVNAPSTAQPTPDSIHGSTKGASNLNYPLRKVTLVAHYQE encoded by the exons ATGATCGATTCCAACGTGAGTCTCAGCTGCGCACACTGTCCCGAGGGAGGATCCACCGCCACGGGTAAATACGAGGAGGTCTCCGGCTCCCTGCCGCCTCCATCCCTCACCCCCACCGGGCACCTGGTGGTGGCGGTGTGCCTGGGCTTCATCGGGACTCTGGGGTTCCTTTGCAACTTTGTGGTGCTGGCCATGTTCCTCCGGTACCGGGCTCTCCGCACGCCTATGAACCTCCTTCTGGTGAGCATCTCCGCCAGTGACCTTCTGGTGTGCGTACTGGGGACCCCCTTCAGCTTTGCAGCCAGCATTCAGGGACGCTGGCTGATTGGACGGGCGGGCTGCGTCTGGTACGGCTTCGTGAATGCCTGTTTGG GCATCGTGTCCCTCATATCCTTAGCCGTCCTGTCCTACGAACGCTACTGCACCATGATGGTGCCCAACATGGCCGATGGCAAAGACTTCCGCCCGGCGGTGCTCAGAATCTGCTTCTCGTGGTTCTACTCGGCGGCGTGGACCGTTCCCCCTCTGCTGGGCTGGAGCCGCTACGGGCCAGAGGGTCCCGGCACCACGTGTTCGGTGGACTGGCACACGCAGACCACCAACAACGTCTCCTACGTGGTGTGCCTGTTTGTTTTCTGCCTGGTGCTGCCTTTCGGGGTCATCGTGTTCTCGTATGGCAAGCTGCTGAACGCCATCAGACAG GTGCGCAGCGCCAGTTCGGTGGCGACACGGAGACGAGAGCAGCGCGTGCTGGTGATGGTGGTCACCATGGTGGTGTGCTATCTGGTTTGCTGGTTACCCTACGGCGTGGTGGCACTGCTGGCCACCTTCGGCCCCAAGGATCTCCTGACTCCGGAGGCGAGCATCATGCCGTCGTTGCTGGCGAAATCGTCCACGGTGGTCAACCCCTTCATCTACATCTTCATGAATAAACAG ttctaCCGCTGTTTCAGGGCCTTCCTCAGTTGCTCCGCCCCTGAGCGAGGCGCCACCCTCAAAACATTTTCCAGAATAACCAAAACCCTCCGTACCGTCCAACCGGAGAGGAATCTCCACGTGTCCGTTAATGCACCTTCCACGGCCCAGCCCACTCCGGACTCCATCCACGGGTCCACCAAGGGGGCGTCCAACCTAAACTATCCCCTGCGTAAAGTGACTCTGGTGGCCCATTACCAGGAATGA
- the tnk2a gene encoding activated CDC42 kinase 1 isoform X1, which yields MGDSYVYRRLPYARGGEEGDEKDGEEGGRMRESVGRQMMQGEEGTEWLLELLTDVQLQQYFLRIRDDLNVTRLSHFDYVKNEDLEKIGMGRPGQRRLWEAVKRRRALCKRKSWMSKVFPVKRPDADPQQAIPHGASCGGGGAATPNSDSAASLTCLIRESELQLFERLGDGTFGVVRRGEWSAPSSRVLSVAVKCLKAGVLDSDGLDDFIREVNAMHSLSHQNLIRLYGIVLTQPMKMVTELAPLGSLLDRLRKRQGHILISSLCNYAVQVACGMAYLEQRRFLHRDLAARNVLLSTNETVKIGDFGLMRALPSHADQYVMEEGHKIPFPWCAPESLKSRTFSHASDTWMFGVTLWEMFTHGQEPWLGLNGSQILHKVDMEAERLCKPDDSPQDIYNVMLQCWSPKPEDRPTFVALRDFLMETMPTDMRALQDFAEEDKLEIQMNDVITIIDGRAEHYWWRGQNRRTLRVGQFPRHVVTAVAGLSAHDISRPLKHSFIHTGHGDTDPHRSWGHADRIDSLYLGNPMKPPDVLGMDPCMSRPTKLPNRAKKQPPPRPPQPAVLLKKPYYDSVMEDYDDDDDPAVGPRPGPKRLGVSLGLKLRPWEGCCGTQADASEVSLIDFTDDSFSSTTPSPLTETQQPDDDTLKDTPSILDWPLPQPAYDEVATELQDQSEDQEVRCINKGTTEEPPPTPSTAAMLGRNESQSADLFQELQREVMVKLQVPMATGRSLPSSPLPLPLAPLVPHRQIYIPPPSPSASFTSGFGDRPVLPPRSPVPPLRPSKGPSHPHHSSISLELEDTPPQIPPRDRTLSQPSSRSSSPLTLAPPASSSPLLPPPPLSVSPRRASGLLGPLLSSSSPPKGAPPASSTSSLDPLALQEARGLSAVIDSSQSAVPAPLPERPALLERYGAANMAAVKPMMQQPARTKPDSSSYNNNNNGRPAAPSMQQELSISQVQGAVHGVTLDECQAALQSHNWGIQQAVNHLKVEQLFRLGLRSRSDCEVLLQRCQWNLEQASSLMLDTYGPHCNRK from the exons ATGGGAGACAGCTACGTGTACCGGCGACTTCCCTATGCCAGAGGAGGCGAGGAGGGCGACGAGAAGGATggagaggagggaggaaggatgCGAGAAAGTGTCGGGCGACAGATG ATGCAGGGCGAGGAAGGAACAGAGTGGCTGCTGGAGCTGCTGACCGACGTCCAGCTGCAGCAGTACTTCCTGCGCATCCGGGACGACCTCAACGTGACGCGACTCTCGCATTTCGACTACGTCAAGAATGAAGATCTGGAGAAGATCGGCATGGGCCGCCCTG GTCAGAGGAGGCTGTGGGAGGCCGTTAAGAGGAGGAGAGCGCTTTGTAAACGCAAGTCCTGGATGAGCAAG GTGTTTCCTGTGAAGCGGCCCGACGCCGACCCCCAACAGGCAATCCCGCATGGCGCGTcatgcggcggcggcggggcggccacgcccaacagcgactctgcagcCTCCCTCACCTGCCTCATCCGAGAGTCTGAGCTGCAGTTGTTCGAGCGCTTGGGCGACGGCACGTTCGGAGTGGTGCGCCGGGGCGAGTGGAGCGCCCCCAGCAGTCGAGTG cTGTCAGTGGCGGTGAAGTGTCTCAAGGCCGGCGTGCTGGACTCGGACGGCCTGGATGATTTCATCAGAGAGGTGAACGCCATGCACTCCCTCAGCCACCAGAACCTGATCCGCCTTTATGGGATTGTTCTCACACAGCCCATGAAAATG GTGACTGAGTTGGCGCCTCTGGGCTCGCTGTTGGACCGTCTGAGGAAACGTCAAGGTCACATTCTGATCTCATCACTCTGCAACTACGCTGTCCAG GTGGCATGCGGTATGGCCTACCTGGAGCAGCGCCGTTTCCTCCACAGAGACTTGGCGGCCCGTAACGTGCTGCTGTCCACCAATGAAACGGTGAAGATCGGCGACTTTGGCCTGATGAGAGCGCTACCGTCACACGCCGACCAGTATGTCATGGAGGAAGGACACAAAATCCCTTTCCCATG GTGTGCTCCAGAATCCTTAAAATCCCGCACCTTCTCGCATGCATCCGATACATGGATGTTCGGGGTGACTCTGTGGGAGATGTTCACCCATGGACAGGAACCGTGGCTGGGCCTGAATGGAAGCCAG ATCCTCCACAAGGTGGACATGGAGGCCGAGCGGCTGTGTAAGCCAGACGACAGCCCTCAGGACATCTACAATGTCATGCTTCAGTGCTGGAGCCCCAAACCCGAGGATAGACCCACCTTTGTTGCCCTGAGGGACTTCTTGATGGAG ACCATGCCGACAGACATGAGAGCTCTCCAGGACTTTGCAGAGGAAGACAAACTTGAGATCCAAATGAATGACGTCATCACCATCATAGATGGAAG GGCGGAGCACTACTGGTGGCGAGGACAGAACAGACGAACGCTACGCGTGGGCCAGTTCCCTCGTCACGTGGTGACGGCGGTAGCCGGCCTATCCGCCCACGACATCAGCCGCCCGCTCAAGCACTCGTTCATCCACACCGGGCATGGGGACACCGACCCTCACCGGAGCTGGGGCCATGCTGACCGTATAGACAG TCTATATTTAGGGAACCCCATGAAACCCCCCGACGTTCTCGGAATGGACCCTTGCATGTCAAGACCGACCAAGCTCCCCAACCGTGCCAAGA AGCAAccccctcctcgtcctcctcaaCCTGCAGTCCTGCTGAAGA AGCCCTACTACGATTCCGTCATGGAGGATtatgacgacgacgatgaccCCGCCGTCGGCCCTCGCCCCGGCCCCAAGAGGCTGGGCGTGTCCCTGGGCCTCAAGCTCCGCCCGTGGGAAGGCTGCTGCGGCACACAGGCGGATGCCAGCGAAGTGTCGCTCATCGACTTCACTGACGACAGCTTCAGCTCGACTACGCCTTCGCCGCTCACAGAGACGCAGCAGCCAGATGATGACACACTGAAG gaCACCCCCTCCATCCTGGACTGGCCCCTCCCACAGCCTGCTTACGATGAAGTGGCTACAGAGCTCCAGGACCAATCGGAGGACCAGGAGGTGCGATGCATCAACAAGGGGACAACCGAAGAGCCCCCGCCCACTCCCTCCACTGCCGCCATGTTGGGCAGGAACGAGTCGCAGTCAGCTGACCTCTTCCAAGAGCTCCAAAGAGAG GTGATGGTGAAGCTGCAGGTTCCCATGGCGACAGGTCGCTCCCTGCCGTCCTCGCCGCTCCCGCTGCCACTGGCTCCACTCGTACCTCACCGACAGATCTACATTCCCCCTCCTTCGCCCTCCGCCAGCTTCACGTCCGGGTTCGGGGACCGTCCGGTGCTGCCACCTCGCAGCCCCGTCCCTCCGCTGCGCCCCTCCAAGGGCCCCTCCCACCCACACCACAGCTCCATCTCGCTGGAGCTGGAGGACACACCTCCTCAGATCCCTCCCCGGGACCGCACTCTCTCCCAGCCGAGCTCACGTTCCTCCTCACCTCTCACTTTGGCGCCACCAGCGTCATCCTCCCCGCTCCTTCCCCCACCCCCGCTTTCCGTCTCCCCTCGTCGAGCGTCTGGCCTCCTGGGTCCACTcctgtcctcctcctcgccTCCCAAAGGGGCTCCCCCTGCTTCTTCTACCTCTTCCTTGGATCCTCTGGCCTTGCAGGAGGCTCGGGGACTCTccgctgtgattgacagctcacAGAGCGCCGTCCCGGCCCCGTTGCCAGAGCGACCTGCCTTACTGGAGAG ATACGGAGCAGCTAATATGGCCGCGGTCAAACCCATGATGCAGCAGCCTGCCCGGACCAAGCCCGACTCTTCCtcttacaacaacaacaacaatggacgGCCGGCAGCTCCCAGCATGCAACAGGAGCTAAGCATCTCACAG GTCCAAGGAGCCGTTCATGGGGTCACACTGGATGAGTGTCAGGCTGCACTGCAAAGTCACAATTGGGGAATCCAGCAAGCTGTCAATCATTTAAAG GTGGAGCAGTTGTTTCGTTTGGGTCTGCGGTCCCGGTCCGACTGCGAGGTGCTCCTGCAGCGCTGCCAGTGGAACCTGGAACAGGCCAGCTCGCTCATGCTGGACACGTATGGACCACACTGCAACAG gaagtga
- the tnk2a gene encoding activated CDC42 kinase 1 isoform X2: MQGEEGTEWLLELLTDVQLQQYFLRIRDDLNVTRLSHFDYVKNEDLEKIGMGRPGQRRLWEAVKRRRALCKRKSWMSKVFPVKRPDADPQQAIPHGASCGGGGAATPNSDSAASLTCLIRESELQLFERLGDGTFGVVRRGEWSAPSSRVLSVAVKCLKAGVLDSDGLDDFIREVNAMHSLSHQNLIRLYGIVLTQPMKMVTELAPLGSLLDRLRKRQGHILISSLCNYAVQVACGMAYLEQRRFLHRDLAARNVLLSTNETVKIGDFGLMRALPSHADQYVMEEGHKIPFPWCAPESLKSRTFSHASDTWMFGVTLWEMFTHGQEPWLGLNGSQILHKVDMEAERLCKPDDSPQDIYNVMLQCWSPKPEDRPTFVALRDFLMETMPTDMRALQDFAEEDKLEIQMNDVITIIDGRAEHYWWRGQNRRTLRVGQFPRHVVTAVAGLSAHDISRPLKHSFIHTGHGDTDPHRSWGHADRIDSLYLGNPMKPPDVLGMDPCMSRPTKLPNRAKKQPPPRPPQPAVLLKKPYYDSVMEDYDDDDDPAVGPRPGPKRLGVSLGLKLRPWEGCCGTQADASEVSLIDFTDDSFSSTTPSPLTETQQPDDDTLKDTPSILDWPLPQPAYDEVATELQDQSEDQEVRCINKGTTEEPPPTPSTAAMLGRNESQSADLFQELQREVMVKLQVPMATGRSLPSSPLPLPLAPLVPHRQIYIPPPSPSASFTSGFGDRPVLPPRSPVPPLRPSKGPSHPHHSSISLELEDTPPQIPPRDRTLSQPSSRSSSPLTLAPPASSSPLLPPPPLSVSPRRASGLLGPLLSSSSPPKGAPPASSTSSLDPLALQEARGLSAVIDSSQSAVPAPLPERPALLERYGAANMAAVKPMMQQPARTKPDSSSYNNNNNGRPAAPSMQQELSISQVQGAVHGVTLDECQAALQSHNWGIQQAVNHLKVEQLFRLGLRSRSDCEVLLQRCQWNLEQASSLMLDTYGPHCNRK; encoded by the exons ATGCAGGGCGAGGAAGGAACAGAGTGGCTGCTGGAGCTGCTGACCGACGTCCAGCTGCAGCAGTACTTCCTGCGCATCCGGGACGACCTCAACGTGACGCGACTCTCGCATTTCGACTACGTCAAGAATGAAGATCTGGAGAAGATCGGCATGGGCCGCCCTG GTCAGAGGAGGCTGTGGGAGGCCGTTAAGAGGAGGAGAGCGCTTTGTAAACGCAAGTCCTGGATGAGCAAG GTGTTTCCTGTGAAGCGGCCCGACGCCGACCCCCAACAGGCAATCCCGCATGGCGCGTcatgcggcggcggcggggcggccacgcccaacagcgactctgcagcCTCCCTCACCTGCCTCATCCGAGAGTCTGAGCTGCAGTTGTTCGAGCGCTTGGGCGACGGCACGTTCGGAGTGGTGCGCCGGGGCGAGTGGAGCGCCCCCAGCAGTCGAGTG cTGTCAGTGGCGGTGAAGTGTCTCAAGGCCGGCGTGCTGGACTCGGACGGCCTGGATGATTTCATCAGAGAGGTGAACGCCATGCACTCCCTCAGCCACCAGAACCTGATCCGCCTTTATGGGATTGTTCTCACACAGCCCATGAAAATG GTGACTGAGTTGGCGCCTCTGGGCTCGCTGTTGGACCGTCTGAGGAAACGTCAAGGTCACATTCTGATCTCATCACTCTGCAACTACGCTGTCCAG GTGGCATGCGGTATGGCCTACCTGGAGCAGCGCCGTTTCCTCCACAGAGACTTGGCGGCCCGTAACGTGCTGCTGTCCACCAATGAAACGGTGAAGATCGGCGACTTTGGCCTGATGAGAGCGCTACCGTCACACGCCGACCAGTATGTCATGGAGGAAGGACACAAAATCCCTTTCCCATG GTGTGCTCCAGAATCCTTAAAATCCCGCACCTTCTCGCATGCATCCGATACATGGATGTTCGGGGTGACTCTGTGGGAGATGTTCACCCATGGACAGGAACCGTGGCTGGGCCTGAATGGAAGCCAG ATCCTCCACAAGGTGGACATGGAGGCCGAGCGGCTGTGTAAGCCAGACGACAGCCCTCAGGACATCTACAATGTCATGCTTCAGTGCTGGAGCCCCAAACCCGAGGATAGACCCACCTTTGTTGCCCTGAGGGACTTCTTGATGGAG ACCATGCCGACAGACATGAGAGCTCTCCAGGACTTTGCAGAGGAAGACAAACTTGAGATCCAAATGAATGACGTCATCACCATCATAGATGGAAG GGCGGAGCACTACTGGTGGCGAGGACAGAACAGACGAACGCTACGCGTGGGCCAGTTCCCTCGTCACGTGGTGACGGCGGTAGCCGGCCTATCCGCCCACGACATCAGCCGCCCGCTCAAGCACTCGTTCATCCACACCGGGCATGGGGACACCGACCCTCACCGGAGCTGGGGCCATGCTGACCGTATAGACAG TCTATATTTAGGGAACCCCATGAAACCCCCCGACGTTCTCGGAATGGACCCTTGCATGTCAAGACCGACCAAGCTCCCCAACCGTGCCAAGA AGCAAccccctcctcgtcctcctcaaCCTGCAGTCCTGCTGAAGA AGCCCTACTACGATTCCGTCATGGAGGATtatgacgacgacgatgaccCCGCCGTCGGCCCTCGCCCCGGCCCCAAGAGGCTGGGCGTGTCCCTGGGCCTCAAGCTCCGCCCGTGGGAAGGCTGCTGCGGCACACAGGCGGATGCCAGCGAAGTGTCGCTCATCGACTTCACTGACGACAGCTTCAGCTCGACTACGCCTTCGCCGCTCACAGAGACGCAGCAGCCAGATGATGACACACTGAAG gaCACCCCCTCCATCCTGGACTGGCCCCTCCCACAGCCTGCTTACGATGAAGTGGCTACAGAGCTCCAGGACCAATCGGAGGACCAGGAGGTGCGATGCATCAACAAGGGGACAACCGAAGAGCCCCCGCCCACTCCCTCCACTGCCGCCATGTTGGGCAGGAACGAGTCGCAGTCAGCTGACCTCTTCCAAGAGCTCCAAAGAGAG GTGATGGTGAAGCTGCAGGTTCCCATGGCGACAGGTCGCTCCCTGCCGTCCTCGCCGCTCCCGCTGCCACTGGCTCCACTCGTACCTCACCGACAGATCTACATTCCCCCTCCTTCGCCCTCCGCCAGCTTCACGTCCGGGTTCGGGGACCGTCCGGTGCTGCCACCTCGCAGCCCCGTCCCTCCGCTGCGCCCCTCCAAGGGCCCCTCCCACCCACACCACAGCTCCATCTCGCTGGAGCTGGAGGACACACCTCCTCAGATCCCTCCCCGGGACCGCACTCTCTCCCAGCCGAGCTCACGTTCCTCCTCACCTCTCACTTTGGCGCCACCAGCGTCATCCTCCCCGCTCCTTCCCCCACCCCCGCTTTCCGTCTCCCCTCGTCGAGCGTCTGGCCTCCTGGGTCCACTcctgtcctcctcctcgccTCCCAAAGGGGCTCCCCCTGCTTCTTCTACCTCTTCCTTGGATCCTCTGGCCTTGCAGGAGGCTCGGGGACTCTccgctgtgattgacagctcacAGAGCGCCGTCCCGGCCCCGTTGCCAGAGCGACCTGCCTTACTGGAGAG ATACGGAGCAGCTAATATGGCCGCGGTCAAACCCATGATGCAGCAGCCTGCCCGGACCAAGCCCGACTCTTCCtcttacaacaacaacaacaatggacgGCCGGCAGCTCCCAGCATGCAACAGGAGCTAAGCATCTCACAG GTCCAAGGAGCCGTTCATGGGGTCACACTGGATGAGTGTCAGGCTGCACTGCAAAGTCACAATTGGGGAATCCAGCAAGCTGTCAATCATTTAAAG GTGGAGCAGTTGTTTCGTTTGGGTCTGCGGTCCCGGTCCGACTGCGAGGTGCTCCTGCAGCGCTGCCAGTGGAACCTGGAACAGGCCAGCTCGCTCATGCTGGACACGTATGGACCACACTGCAACAG gaagtga